The Candidatus Zixiibacteriota bacterium genome contains the following window.
TCGGTCGGATTGTAGTTGTCGCGGAAGTAGTACCACTTCCCTTCGCAGGTGAACAAGTCGCGATATGATGCGCCGAGGGAGAACTCCCAAGGAATTTGCGAGGACTCACCCCAGTCTCGGCTATCATCGTTCACGGCGAAGGTGAAGCGGTCGCCGCTGCGCACGGTCAGGCCCAAAGTGACATCGCCGATCCGCTGCAATGCGCCGAAGCGAAGCAAGACAGCATCGTGCGTGTCGCGGGCATTGATGCGGGTCGGGAACGAGCTGTCGGTACTGGCCTCGTCAAAGCCGAGGGTGAAGTGCTGATAGTCAACGGCGATGCCTGCAGAGAAGTTGTCGGTTGCCGCGACGGCGAGGGCGAGCGAGTACTGCAGCACACGGAGACGGCGGTCGATGCTGTAAACGAAGAAGCGCCCGGTGCCATTGGGGAATTCGTAGGTCGTTTCTTCGTACTCCCAGCGCAGGTGTGACTCGTAGTAGCGAACATTGCTGAAGCCGGCGGCGAGGGCGATCCGATCCCCGAGGCGCATCGCGGCAGCGGCGGTAGCGCGCGGGTTGGGTTGCTTGTACGGTGTTGCGGGGAACCGAGGAGGCGCGGGGTCGAGATCATTGCGGAAGCCAGCACCGCCGAGATGTACCTGGAGGCGGTCGCCTCCAAGCAGACCAGCGGGGTTGGCGAGCGCAGAACGGGCTCCCAGCGCAAGAGCGACACCGGAACCGCCACGCGCAGCGGCGGCGCCGTCGATGAAGTTCAGTGAATAGAACGCAAAGGCGTAGTCGGTGACCGGGTCAGGCAAGGTGCCGACCTTCTGCTGTGCGAACGACGGCCAGACGAAAACTACAACGGTCAAGATTGTAAGCAACGGGCAGAGGCGGTGCGCAACGGCAAGCCTTTGGGACTCTGCGGCGGTCTCAAGTTCTTTCATGGCTGATCCCTCACTTTGACGATCGTGCAAGAAATGAAACTCATTGTGCAATGCTCTGTCAACCAGAAAGACGAGCTTGAGGTCGTCCTTGTCAATTTCTGGCGGGCGTTTTCGGGGCATGGCTCGGCGATTGACAGCACGCTTGCGGCATGGTAAATTCACCCGCATGACCAAGAATGAAGCGCGGCGCCGGATCGACGATCTGGTGGAATTGATCAACCATCACAACTATCGCTATTACGTATTGGATGACCCGGAAGTCACCGACGCCGAATACGACCGGTTATTCGATGAATTGACGGAGTTGGAAGCGAAGTTTCCGGAGTTGAAGCGCCCCGACTCGCCGACGCAGCGGGTGGGCGCGCCGCCGGCGACGGCGTTTCGCTCGGTGCGGCGGGCGGTGCCGATGCTGTCGCTGAACAAGGCGATCACGCCGGAGGAGTTTTTCGATTTCCAGCGGCGGGTGGAGGAGATCTTGGCCGGAGACCCGCAGACGATCGAGTATTTGACCGAGCCGAAGCTGGACGGCCTGGCGGTGGAACTGGTCTACGAGAAGGGTATCCTGGCGCTGGGATTGACGAGGGGGGATGGGACGACCGGCGAGGATGTCACGACGAATCTGCGTACGGTGAAGAACATCCCGCTGAGTTTGCGCGACAAAAAAATCGGACGGCTGGAGGTGCGGGGCGAGATCATCTTGGGCAAGTCGGATTTTGCGCGGCTCAATCGCGAGCGCGAGCAGCAGGGTGAAGAGCTATACGCCAACCCGCGAAATACGGCGGCGGGCTCGGTGCGACAACTGGACCCGACGATCACGGCTTCCCGACCGCTGCGCTTTTACGCGCACGGCGTCGGGCGCATCGAGGGCGCTGAACTCGGCACGCAGTGGGAGTTGCTGCGACAATTGACGCAACTGGGGTTCGAAGTGACGCCGGAGGCGCAATTGTGCTATTTCGCGGAACAGGTCATCGAGCGGTACAATCTTCTCAACGAGAAGCGTCCGGCGCTGGAGTACGATATTGACGGGATGGTCGTCAAGGTCAATTCCTTCCGGCAGCAGCAGAAGCTGGGCGAATTGTCGCGTTCGCCGCGCTGGGCGATTGCAATGAAGTTTCCGCCACAACAGGAGGAGACAGTCGTTGAGGATATCGTGGTTCAGGTCGGACGCACCGGCACGTTGACGCCGGTGGCGCAGTTGAGGCCGGTACGCGTGGGCGGCGTGGAGGTCAGGCGCGCGACGCTGCACAACTATGACGAGGTGATGCGGAAGGATATCCGGATCGGGGACCGGGTGATTATCCAGCGGGCGGGCGATGTTATCCCGGAAGTGGTAAAGCCGCTGACGGCCAAGCGCACGGGCAAGGAAAAGCAGTTCGCGATGCCGAAGAAGTGCCCGGAGTGCGGCAGCGAGGTTGTTCGCATTGAAGGTGAGGCAGCCCACCGGTGCCCGAATCTCTCTTGCCCGGCGCAGGTAGCGGAACGGATTATTCATTTTGCCTCCAAGAGCGGTGTGGATATCGAGGGGCTGGGGCCGAAGCTGATTGAGCAGTTGCTGCAGAGCAAGCTGATTCATGATTTTGCGGACTTGTATTACCTGAAACTGGAGCAGGTTTCCGGCCTGGAGCGAATGGCGGAGAAGTCGGCGACGAATCTGCTGGCGGCGGTCGAGAAGAGCAAGGGCGCGGACCTGGCGCATCTGATCGCGGCACTGGGGATCAGCAACGTCGGCGAGCACGTTGCGCGGCTGCTGGCGGTGAATTTCGGAAGTGTCGAGCGAGTGGGAAAAGCGAAGGCCGAGGAGTTGAGCAGCGTGGAGGGGATCGGGCCGATCGTGGCGGAGAGCATTGTTGATTTTTTCGCCAATCGCAGCAATCGGCAAGTGATCGAGAAGCTGGAGAAGGCGTGGAAGGCCTTCCCGACCTACCAGATCAATGCCGGGCCGAGGCCGCTCGCGGGGAAGACGTTCGTGATCACGGGCGGGCTGGAGAACTATTCCCGTGATCAAGCCAAGAAGCTGTTGATCGATTTGGGGGCGAAAGTCGCATCGAGCGTCTCGAAAAAAACTGATTATGTTGTCGTCGGCGCTGATCCCGGGTCCAAATACCAAGACGCGCTCAAGCTCGGCATCACGATTCTGACCGAGCCCGAATTCGAGAAATTGATTGGAGGGTAGGATGGCCGAACAGGCGCGGACGCTGCCGCTGAGCCAGATCACGGTGCCAATACTGGCGCTGGCGGGCTTGACCGCATTCTGCTATTTCGCGGCGGGAATCCTGGTGCCGCTGGTGACCGCGATCACGTTGGCCTATGTGCTATGGCCGGTTATCAGCCAGCTCAAGAAATGGAAGGTGCCGCACCTGGTAGCGGTGTTGTTGGTGTTGCTGCTGGCAGTGGTCGTGCTGGCGTTGATCGGACTGCTGATCTACGGGCAGGCGATGCAGTTCGCCAGCAATGTGCCGGGCTATTGGGAGCAGTTTCAGCAGATGCGGGCGGCCAAGTTCACCAATCTGCCGCCGTGGTTGAGCGACCTGGTCAATACCAAACTGGATGAAGTACTCAGCAAGATCGATCTGGGGAGTCTTTCGACGATTCCCAAGTTCATCTTCAAAGGTGTCGGTTCGGTGTTCAGCTTTCTCGGGCAAGCGGTGCTGGTGTTCCTATTGACGTTGTTCGTGCTGATTGAGCAGCCGGCCTACAATCGGCGGCTCAAGTCGCTGTTCGGGCAGGAGCAGACCGAGGCAACGGCGGCGATCATCGGCGATGTTTCGAATCGGATTGCGGGCTATATCTGGCAACGGTTCGTGATCACGGTGGCGCTGGCGATCGTGTTCACGGTGGGTCTGCTCATTGGCGGCGTGGATTACGCCTACATTTGGGGACCGCTGGCGGCGCTGCTGAATCTGGTGCCGTACGTCGGTGCGTATGTCGGCGCGGTGCCGCCGGCGATTATGGCCTATATTCAGTTCAATTCGATTGTAGCGGTGGTGCTGGTGGTTGCCTTTTTCATGGCGGTGCAGTTCGTCGAGTCGAACATCATCACGCCGCGGATGTTGCAGGGCTCGTTGAATATCAGCCTGCTGGCGCAGTTGGTGTCGACCTTGTACTGGGGCTGGCTGTGGGGAGCGATCGGGATTATCCTGGCGGTTCCGATCACGGCTGCGCTCAAGGTTTTCTGCGACAACATTGACTCGTTGCGACCGATCGGGATTATGCTGTCGGGAGATGACTCGTGAGGCAGCAGTTGTGGCGCATTTTCGTCCTGCTGTTGCGACGGACATTTGTCATCGACAATATCTCGACCCTGGCGGCCGCGATCTCGTTCTATGCCCTGCTCTCGTTCGTTCCCTTCCTGCTCCTGGCGGCTTCGGTGATGGGGTTCTTTCTGGCCTCGTCGGACCAGGCGTTGCATGATATCGTGAATTTCGTGTCGGGCAACTTCCCCGGCGCGGCGACCGGGGCACTGAAGCTGTTTTCCGAGACGGTCCAGAACAAGACGCTTTACGGGCTGCTGGGCTTGATCGGCATGCTGTGGGGCAGCACGCGCGTCTTCGCCGTACTGGAGGAAGCGATGAGCCGCATCTGGCGGACACGGGGCGGGCGCAGTTTCTGGAAGTCGCGGCTGGTAGCATATATCTGCGTACCGATCATGATGCTGTTTGTGACGGTCTCGTTGGCGCTAACGACGATTTTGCAGGCACTGAAGGACAACCAACTGCCGCTGCTGCAGATTTCGATCATCGACATCCCGGTGCTGGGTACGATCATCTCCTACGGCGTGCCGCTGCTGATTTCGGTGATGCTGTTCACCTGGATCTACTACCTGCTGCCGAGCCGCTGGCATCACCTGAAGAGCGCCTTTATCGGCGCGCTGTTGGCGGGCGTGTTGTGGGAACTGGCCAAGCTGGTCTTCGACTACTACGTGCGCAGCTTTGGTGGAGGTTTCACCATCTATGGATCGTTCACATCGTTAGCCCTGCTCTTTCTCTGGGTCTACTATTCGGCGACGGTGGTCCTGCTGGGCGCGGAGTTTGGCTCGATGGTGCAACTGCTAAAAGAGCGACACCACCAATAGGGCGGGCAAAAAAAGACGGGCGCGACGAGCGCGCCCGCGATAATCAACAAATGCGAAGAATCAGAGTTTAGCGGCAACGGCATTAGCCATGTCGATGGTCGAGGACTTGCCGCCCATGTCGTAGGTGCGGACCTTGCCTTCCTTGATAACAGCAGCGATAGCGCTTTCGAGGCGATCGGCTGCCTTAGTCTCACCCAACCATTCGAGCATTAATTTGGCGGCGAGGAAGGTCGCCATCGGGTTGACCTTGTACTGGCCGGCGTATTTGGGCGCGGAACCGTGCGTCGGTTCGAAGACGGCGTACTTGTCGCCGATGTTGCCGGAGGAGGCGAAGCCGAGGCCGCCGACGAGTTGGGCGCAGAGGTCAGAGATGATATCGCCGAACATGTTGCTCGTGACGAGAATCGAATAGTCGAGCGGATTCTTGATCAGCCACATGCACATTGCGTCGATATTGGTTTCCCAGCACTCGATGCCGGGGTAGTCCTTGGCGACTTCGCGGCCGACGCGGGTAAACAAGCCGGACGTTTCGCGCAGGACATTGGGTTTCTCGACGATCGTCACCGACTTCTTGCCAGTTTTCTTTGCCTCTTCAAAGGCGTCCTTAACGATGTTGCGGGAGCCGAGGCGCGTGATGAGGCGGCACGACATCGCAACATCTTCCGGCGGCAGTTCGGCGAAGCGCTTCATCTTCTTATTGAGGGTTGTCATCTGGGCGGAGAGTTCCTTGGGCAGCGGGTAAAACTCCACGCCAGCGTACAAGTCTTCGGTATTCTCACGGAAGACCGTGATATCGACGCCCTCTTTGTAATTGAGCGGGTTGCCGTCGTAAGCTTTGCAGGGGCGCTTGTTAGTGCGCAGGTTGAATTCCTGACGCAGGCGGACGATCGGCGAGGAATAGACGAGCTTCTTTCCGCGCAGTTCCGGCACCAGTTCCGCTTCGGCCTCTTCCTTGGGCTTGGAGGTGATAGCACCGAACAGGGCGCAGTCGGTCTCATTGAGAAGCTTGATGGTACGGTCGGGGAGT
Protein-coding sequences here:
- the ligA gene encoding NAD-dependent DNA ligase LigA, with amino-acid sequence MTKNEARRRIDDLVELINHHNYRYYVLDDPEVTDAEYDRLFDELTELEAKFPELKRPDSPTQRVGAPPATAFRSVRRAVPMLSLNKAITPEEFFDFQRRVEEILAGDPQTIEYLTEPKLDGLAVELVYEKGILALGLTRGDGTTGEDVTTNLRTVKNIPLSLRDKKIGRLEVRGEIILGKSDFARLNREREQQGEELYANPRNTAAGSVRQLDPTITASRPLRFYAHGVGRIEGAELGTQWELLRQLTQLGFEVTPEAQLCYFAEQVIERYNLLNEKRPALEYDIDGMVVKVNSFRQQQKLGELSRSPRWAIAMKFPPQQEETVVEDIVVQVGRTGTLTPVAQLRPVRVGGVEVRRATLHNYDEVMRKDIRIGDRVIIQRAGDVIPEVVKPLTAKRTGKEKQFAMPKKCPECGSEVVRIEGEAAHRCPNLSCPAQVAERIIHFASKSGVDIEGLGPKLIEQLLQSKLIHDFADLYYLKLEQVSGLERMAEKSATNLLAAVEKSKGADLAHLIAALGISNVGEHVARLLAVNFGSVERVGKAKAEELSSVEGIGPIVAESIVDFFANRSNRQVIEKLEKAWKAFPTYQINAGPRPLAGKTFVITGGLENYSRDQAKKLLIDLGAKVASSVSKKTDYVVVGADPGSKYQDALKLGITILTEPEFEKLIGG
- a CDS encoding AI-2E family transporter, with amino-acid sequence MAEQARTLPLSQITVPILALAGLTAFCYFAAGILVPLVTAITLAYVLWPVISQLKKWKVPHLVAVLLVLLLAVVVLALIGLLIYGQAMQFASNVPGYWEQFQQMRAAKFTNLPPWLSDLVNTKLDEVLSKIDLGSLSTIPKFIFKGVGSVFSFLGQAVLVFLLTLFVLIEQPAYNRRLKSLFGQEQTEATAAIIGDVSNRIAGYIWQRFVITVALAIVFTVGLLIGGVDYAYIWGPLAALLNLVPYVGAYVGAVPPAIMAYIQFNSIVAVVLVVAFFMAVQFVESNIITPRMLQGSLNISLLAQLVSTLYWGWLWGAIGIILAVPITAALKVFCDNIDSLRPIGIMLSGDDS
- a CDS encoding YihY/virulence factor BrkB family protein is translated as MRQQLWRIFVLLLRRTFVIDNISTLAAAISFYALLSFVPFLLLAASVMGFFLASSDQALHDIVNFVSGNFPGAATGALKLFSETVQNKTLYGLLGLIGMLWGSTRVFAVLEEAMSRIWRTRGGRSFWKSRLVAYICVPIMMLFVTVSLALTTILQALKDNQLPLLQISIIDIPVLGTIISYGVPLLISVMLFTWIYYLLPSRWHHLKSAFIGALLAGVLWELAKLVFDYYVRSFGGGFTIYGSFTSLALLFLWVYYSATVVLLGAEFGSMVQLLKERHHQ
- a CDS encoding isocitrate/isopropylmalate dehydrogenase family protein, which codes for MAKYRIAWLPGDGVGVDVMEATRIVLDRMKLDAEYVHGDIGWEFWCREANPLPDRTIKLLNETDCALFGAITSKPKEEAEAELVPELRGKKLVYSSPIVRLRQEFNLRTNKRPCKAYDGNPLNYKEGVDITVFRENTEDLYAGVEFYPLPKELSAQMTTLNKKMKRFAELPPEDVAMSCRLITRLGSRNIVKDAFEEAKKTGKKSVTIVEKPNVLRETSGLFTRVGREVAKDYPGIECWETNIDAMCMWLIKNPLDYSILVTSNMFGDIISDLCAQLVGGLGFASSGNIGDKYAVFEPTHGSAPKYAGQYKVNPMATFLAAKLMLEWLGETKAADRLESAIAAVIKEGKVRTYDMGGKSSTIDMANAVAAKL